From a region of the Apibacter sp. B3706 genome:
- a CDS encoding energy transducer TonB: MAENNMKSLDDIVFEHKNKDYGAYWIRNTERKYLTRAFIIGTAIFIAFVLLLYFYNRWQANSGEVQKAVNIELTDIQTPEEEKEEIFEPKDEPPPPPPVQQDEVAQVKMVIPEPKKVVVKEETVPKVQDTKDKAIGLEDKEGKNTTDAAISHGPKNDVPPAPPPPIPPADPNKVFTQVDQEAEFKGGGLKEVSKFIARYMEYTDRAIDNGTEGKITVRFVVEKDGSVTDVQVAGKKLGDGLDEVAIAAIKKTSKMWTPAKVNNQPVRSYFRVPVAFRLPQ, translated from the coding sequence ATGGCAGAAAATAATATGAAGTCCTTAGACGACATAGTTTTTGAACATAAAAATAAAGACTATGGAGCCTATTGGATAAGAAATACAGAAAGAAAATATCTGACAAGAGCATTTATTATAGGAACGGCTATCTTTATTGCATTCGTTTTGTTATTATATTTTTATAACAGATGGCAAGCTAACAGCGGAGAAGTACAAAAGGCGGTAAATATTGAATTAACGGATATACAAACTCCTGAAGAGGAAAAAGAAGAAATCTTTGAACCTAAAGATGAACCGCCACCGCCACCACCCGTGCAGCAAGATGAAGTAGCTCAAGTAAAAATGGTTATCCCTGAACCTAAAAAGGTTGTGGTTAAAGAAGAAACCGTTCCTAAAGTTCAAGATACCAAAGACAAGGCAATTGGATTAGAAGATAAAGAGGGAAAAAATACAACAGATGCAGCCATATCTCATGGACCTAAAAATGATGTACCACCGGCACCACCACCGCCAATCCCTCCAGCAGATCCTAACAAAGTATTTACTCAAGTAGATCAAGAAGCCGAATTTAAAGGAGGAGGATTGAAAGAAGTGAGTAAATTTATTGCCCGTTATATGGAATATACAGATCGAGCAATAGATAATGGAACTGAAGGGAAAATAACCGTACGTTTCGTGGTAGAAAAAGACGGTAGCGTAACCGATGTTCAGGTTGCCGGTAAAAAATTGGGTGACGGGTTAGATGAAGTAGCTATTGCAGCTATTAAGAAAACCAGTAAAATGTGGACTCCGGCCAAAGTAAATAATCAACCGGTAAGATCTTATTTTAGAGTACCCGTAGCATTCAGATTGCCACAATAA
- a CDS encoding succinate dehydrogenase cytochrome b subunit has product MTRFYSSSIGRKFMMALTGFFLMIFLLVHLGINLTLFAGNTDNEGKLLPKEEVIFNQASHFMATNPLIQIMQYVLAFGFIYHIFLGIILTSRNQKARGKERYAVNQFSANTPFNSRTMIYTGLLILIFLLLHLYNYFVPIKFGTVGDDYLLVTELFKSPVYTLIYVLAFIFLGLHLSHGFASSFQSVGFNHKIYTPVIKILGKAYFIFIAVGFAAIAIYFYFKGNGLI; this is encoded by the coding sequence ATGACAAGATTTTACTCTTCCTCCATAGGAAGAAAGTTTATGATGGCTTTAACAGGCTTTTTTCTCATGATTTTTTTACTGGTGCATTTAGGAATAAATTTAACTCTATTTGCAGGTAATACAGATAATGAAGGAAAATTATTGCCTAAAGAAGAAGTGATTTTTAATCAGGCGTCACATTTTATGGCAACTAATCCCTTAATCCAGATCATGCAATATGTACTGGCTTTTGGCTTTATCTATCACATCTTCTTAGGTATTATATTAACCTCCAGAAATCAAAAAGCAAGAGGAAAAGAACGTTATGCCGTAAATCAGTTTTCAGCAAACACTCCTTTTAATTCAAGAACTATGATTTATACAGGGTTGTTAATTTTAATATTTTTATTATTACACCTTTATAATTATTTTGTTCCCATTAAATTCGGTACGGTAGGAGATGATTATTTATTAGTGACAGAATTATTTAAAAGTCCGGTATATACCTTAATATACGTCTTGGCTTTTATATTTTTAGGATTGCATTTAAGTCACGGATTTGCATCTTCTTTCCAGTCAGTAGGATTTAATCATAAAATTTATACTCCTGTTATTAAAATACTGGGAAAAGCATATTTTATATTTATCGCAGTTGGATTTGCCGCAATTGCAATTTATTTTTACTTCAAAGGCAATGGTTTAATTTAA
- a CDS encoding fumarate reductase/succinate dehydrogenase flavoprotein subunit — MGIKLESKIPEGDIHEKWKNHKDHMRLVAPNNRGKIDIIVIGTGLAGGAAAASLAEMGYNVKAFCYQDSPRRAHSIAAQGGINAAKNYQNDGDSVYRLFYDTIKGGDYRAREANVYRLAEVSNSIIDQCVAQGVPFAREYGGLLDNRSFGGTQVQRTFYAAGQTGQQLLLGAYSAMNRQIGKGRLQMFNRHEMLDLVVVDGKARGIIARDLVTGEIQRHSAHAVVIGSGGYGNVFFLSTNAMGSNGTAVWKIHKKGAAFGNPCFTQIHPTCIPVHGDQQSKLTLMSESLRNDGRIWVPKKIEDSQAIRAGKLKPTEIAEEDRDYYLERRYPAFGNLVPRDVASRAAKERCDAGYGIENNATGEGVYLDFSSSFVKYGKEKANELDIHNPSQEEIIKLGKKVVEEKYGNLFTMYEKITGDNPYETPMKIYPAVHYTMGGIWVDYNLMSTIPGCFVTGEANFSDHGANRLGASALMQGLADGYFVLPYTIADYLADDIRTGPISTDLPEFVEAEKQVKDRIQHFLTNKGTKTVDYFHKKLGRVMWNKVGMARDEKGLKEAISEIEEIRKEFWRDVKVPGSDNTINMELEKAGRVADFLELGQLMAMDALNRNESCGGHFRIEYQTEDGETLRNDEEYSYVAVWEYNGEDLNKEILHKEDLNYKYIKIAARNYK; from the coding sequence ATGGGTATAAAATTAGAATCAAAAATACCGGAAGGAGATATCCATGAAAAATGGAAAAATCATAAAGATCATATGCGTTTGGTTGCGCCCAATAACCGAGGAAAAATAGATATAATTGTAATAGGTACAGGATTAGCGGGAGGTGCAGCAGCAGCATCGTTAGCAGAGATGGGGTATAATGTAAAAGCTTTCTGTTATCAAGATTCTCCACGACGTGCGCACTCCATTGCAGCTCAAGGAGGGATCAATGCAGCTAAAAATTATCAAAATGATGGCGACAGCGTTTACAGATTATTTTATGATACAATTAAAGGAGGAGATTACAGAGCGAGAGAAGCAAACGTATACAGACTAGCTGAAGTTTCCAATTCAATCATAGACCAATGTGTGGCACAAGGAGTACCTTTTGCAAGAGAATACGGAGGATTATTAGATAACCGATCATTCGGGGGTACACAGGTACAAAGAACCTTTTATGCAGCAGGACAAACCGGACAGCAACTATTATTAGGCGCTTATTCCGCAATGAACAGACAAATAGGTAAAGGGCGTTTACAAATGTTTAATAGACATGAAATGCTTGATCTAGTAGTGGTTGATGGAAAAGCTCGTGGAATAATAGCCAGAGATCTGGTTACCGGAGAAATACAAAGACACTCTGCTCACGCGGTTGTTATTGGATCGGGAGGATACGGAAATGTATTTTTCTTATCTACCAACGCCATGGGATCGAATGGAACAGCAGTTTGGAAAATACATAAAAAAGGAGCCGCCTTTGGTAATCCTTGTTTTACACAAATTCACCCAACTTGTATTCCGGTTCATGGTGATCAACAATCCAAATTAACCCTAATGTCAGAATCTTTAAGAAATGACGGGCGAATTTGGGTACCTAAAAAAATTGAAGATTCACAAGCTATACGTGCAGGAAAATTGAAACCTACTGAAATAGCTGAAGAAGACAGGGATTACTATTTGGAAAGAAGATATCCGGCTTTTGGAAATTTAGTTCCAAGAGATGTGGCTTCACGTGCAGCAAAAGAACGATGTGATGCAGGATACGGAATCGAAAATAATGCTACAGGAGAAGGAGTTTATTTGGATTTTTCTTCATCTTTTGTAAAATATGGTAAAGAAAAAGCAAATGAGCTGGATATTCACAATCCATCACAAGAAGAAATTATTAAATTAGGAAAAAAAGTAGTTGAAGAAAAATATGGAAACTTATTTACCATGTATGAAAAAATTACGGGTGATAATCCATACGAAACTCCAATGAAAATATATCCTGCAGTACACTATACAATGGGAGGAATTTGGGTTGATTATAACCTAATGAGTACCATTCCCGGTTGTTTTGTAACGGGTGAAGCTAATTTCTCTGATCATGGAGCTAACCGCTTAGGAGCGTCAGCCTTAATGCAAGGGTTAGCCGATGGGTATTTTGTTTTGCCGTATACTATTGCTGACTATTTAGCCGATGATATACGTACCGGACCGATATCAACAGACTTACCGGAATTCGTAGAAGCTGAAAAACAAGTCAAAGATAGAATTCAACATTTTCTAACCAATAAAGGAACTAAAACCGTTGATTATTTCCATAAAAAATTAGGTCGTGTCATGTGGAACAAAGTAGGTATGGCTCGGGATGAAAAAGGATTAAAAGAAGCAATCTCTGAAATAGAAGAAATCAGAAAAGAATTTTGGAGAGATGTTAAAGTACCGGGTTCCGATAATACGATTAATATGGAACTTGAAAAAGCGGGTAGAGTGGCAGATTTCCTTGAATTAGGTCAATTGATGGCCATGGATGCATTAAATAGAAATGAATCATGCGGAGGACATTTCCGAATTGAATACCAAACAGAAGACGGTGAAACGCTGCGTAATGATGAAGAATATTCTTATGTAGCCGTTTGGGAGTATAATGGTGAAGATTTAAATAAAGAAATTCTGCATAAGGAAGATCTAAATTACAAATACATTAAAATAGCAGCAAGAAATTATAAATAA
- a CDS encoding succinate dehydrogenase/fumarate reductase iron-sulfur subunit has protein sequence MAGKLLNLTLKVWKQAGRGQKGKFEEYKLEGVSTESSFLEMLDMLNEQLVEQDKEPVAFDHDCREGICGMCSLYINGRAHGPDRGITTCQLHMRMFNDGDTIVIEPWRSAAFPVIKDLIVDRTAFDRIQHAGGFVSVNTSGNTIDANAIPIEKEKADKAFAAAACIGCGACVATCKNGSAMLFVSAKVSQYALLPQGKIEATRRVLNMVRKMDEEGFGNCTNTGACEVECPKGISLENIARMNREFLHASIVNDIKAE, from the coding sequence ATGGCAGGAAAATTATTAAACCTAACACTAAAAGTTTGGAAACAAGCAGGTAGGGGACAAAAAGGAAAATTTGAAGAATATAAATTAGAAGGAGTATCTACTGAAAGTTCATTTTTAGAAATGTTAGATATGCTAAATGAGCAATTAGTAGAACAAGATAAAGAACCCGTTGCATTCGATCATGATTGTCGTGAAGGAATATGCGGAATGTGTTCACTATATATAAATGGAAGGGCTCATGGTCCGGATCGAGGAATAACCACTTGTCAATTACACATGAGAATGTTTAATGATGGTGACACTATTGTTATTGAACCTTGGAGATCAGCAGCTTTTCCTGTAATTAAAGATTTAATTGTTGATAGAACTGCATTTGACAGAATTCAACATGCCGGAGGATTTGTTTCTGTGAATACTTCAGGAAATACAATTGATGCCAATGCGATACCAATTGAAAAAGAAAAAGCAGATAAAGCATTTGCTGCAGCCGCTTGCATTGGTTGTGGAGCTTGTGTGGCTACTTGTAAAAATGGATCAGCCATGTTGTTTGTTTCTGCTAAAGTTTCTCAATATGCATTATTACCTCAAGGTAAAATAGAAGCTACCCGCAGGGTATTAAATATGGTTAGAAAAATGGATGAAGAAGGATTTGGTAACTGCACCAATACAGGAGCTTGTGAGGTTGAATGTCCTAAAGGAATTTCTCTTGAAAATATAGCCAGAATGAACAGAGAATTTCTACATGCCAGTATTGTAAATGATATTAAGGCAGAATAA
- a CDS encoding GNAT family N-acetyltransferase: MNKISINEVVTKSDLKNFVTFPTKLYKNNPYYVPALISEEMAIFDETKNPVFEFSTCKKFLAYRDNEIVGRIALIINKNEEKFSGIKKLRFGWFDVIDDLEVTKRLLDKAYEMAEEKGIQRVEGPVGFTNLDKAGFLSKGYDKLATMIGIYNFPYYHDHFKKLGFTEANEWVEFYIEVVKELPDKVIRFSDLLKQKYKLKSLQFKTKDELIERADEIFKLLEDTYKVLPTYVPFSDKQIQYYKEKYIPFINKDYVICIADESNNLVGFAITMPSYSVALQKAKGKLFPFGWYHLLRASKNNEWANFYLIGIHPDYQKKGITAIVLKEFFDLFNNKGVKYLETNPELADNKSIQLLWKDYNPINHKRRKTYYKEI; the protein is encoded by the coding sequence ATGAACAAAATTAGTATTAACGAGGTTGTCACGAAATCAGATTTAAAAAATTTTGTAACATTTCCAACTAAACTCTATAAGAATAATCCTTATTATGTACCGGCGCTAATTTCTGAAGAAATGGCAATTTTCGACGAAACTAAAAATCCTGTTTTTGAATTTTCAACATGTAAAAAATTTCTTGCCTACAGGGATAATGAAATCGTTGGAAGAATTGCTTTGATTATCAATAAAAATGAGGAAAAATTTTCCGGTATAAAGAAACTACGATTTGGTTGGTTTGATGTTATAGATGATCTTGAAGTTACCAAAAGACTTTTAGATAAAGCTTATGAAATGGCTGAGGAAAAGGGTATTCAACGAGTTGAAGGACCTGTTGGTTTTACTAACCTTGATAAGGCGGGATTTTTAAGTAAAGGATATGATAAATTAGCAACTATGATTGGTATTTATAATTTTCCTTATTATCATGATCATTTTAAAAAATTAGGTTTTACTGAAGCTAATGAATGGGTTGAATTTTACATTGAAGTAGTTAAAGAATTACCGGATAAAGTCATTCGGTTCTCCGACTTATTAAAGCAAAAATATAAACTAAAATCTCTACAGTTTAAAACGAAAGATGAATTAATTGAGCGAGCGGACGAAATTTTTAAATTGTTAGAAGATACTTACAAGGTTTTACCTACTTATGTTCCCTTTTCAGATAAGCAAATACAATATTATAAGGAAAAATACATTCCATTTATAAATAAGGATTATGTAATCTGTATTGCAGATGAAAGTAATAATTTAGTGGGTTTTGCCATAACCATGCCTTCCTATTCAGTAGCCTTACAAAAAGCGAAAGGGAAATTATTTCCTTTCGGATGGTATCATTTACTTAGAGCTTCCAAAAATAATGAATGGGCTAATTTTTATTTGATAGGAATCCATCCCGATTATCAAAAGAAAGGAATTACTGCCATTGTTTTGAAAGAATTCTTTGATTTATTTAACAATAAAGGAGTTAAATATTTGGAAACTAATCCTGAATTAGCAGATAATAAAAGTATTCAATTATTATGGAAGGATTATAATCCTATTAATCATAAAAGGAGGAAAACATATTATAAGGAAATATAA
- a CDS encoding zinc metallopeptidase, producing MVNDPIYLLITAIIFIVSTIVQGQLKSKFEKYSKTRLSNGLSGKEIAEKMLRDNGITDVKVTSTPGMLTDHYNPVNKTVNLSEGVYNQRSTAAAAVAAHECGHAVQHAVGYSMLQLRSQLVPIVSISSKFLQWVLLAGLAIMVFSGNTIVLGVGIGLFAITTLFAFITLPVEYDASNRALKWLENNHVVQPGEYDECNDALKWAARTYLVSAAGSLAQLIYFVMIFLGNNRRND from the coding sequence ATGGTAAACGATCCCATTTATTTATTAATAACAGCAATTATTTTCATAGTAAGTACGATTGTTCAAGGACAATTAAAATCAAAATTTGAAAAATATTCCAAAACAAGGTTATCCAATGGTTTGAGCGGAAAAGAAATTGCAGAAAAGATGTTACGAGATAATGGAATAACCGATGTTAAAGTTACATCAACTCCCGGAATGTTAACAGATCATTACAATCCGGTAAATAAAACCGTCAATTTATCTGAAGGTGTTTATAACCAGCGGTCTACAGCCGCAGCAGCGGTTGCTGCTCATGAATGCGGACATGCCGTACAACATGCCGTTGGATATTCCATGTTACAATTACGTTCCCAACTAGTTCCCATAGTTAGTATTAGTTCTAAATTTCTACAATGGGTATTATTAGCAGGGTTAGCTATTATGGTGTTTTCAGGAAATACGATTGTATTAGGAGTTGGAATAGGTTTATTTGCCATAACTACCCTTTTTGCATTTATCACCTTACCGGTAGAATATGATGCCAGTAACAGAGCATTAAAGTGGTTAGAAAATAATCATGTCGTTCAACCCGGTGAATATGATGAATGTAATGATGCTTTGAAATGGGCAGCAAGAACTTATTTAGTATCAGCTGCCGGGTCTTTAGCTCAATTAATTTATTTTGTCATGATATTTTTAGGAAATAATCGAAGAAATGACTAA
- the aroB gene encoding 3-dehydroquinate synthase — protein MNFINPIYYGVEGIKEINKYIQSYQPSKIVFLVDENTHEVCYPKIITEIESSAEIEILEIDSGEHNKNLYICINLWEALTELKIDRKALLINVGGGVLTDMGGFVANCYKRGIPFINIPTTLLAMVDASIGGKTGVDLGSHKNQIGNFVLPQLVHVDVGFLTTLPTEQILSGFAEIIKHGLIADKKYWEEIIRLDDRNPDYLEPLIKTNIEIKKKVVSNDFTESGLRKILNFGHTVGHAVESFFLENNTPILHGEGVAMGMIVESYISMKKGFLSYPEYEEIKLYISSLYPKLNLKKDYFDDIFSFMQNDKKNVNREIKFVLLEKIGQAVYDISVEKELIKEAIYLYIE, from the coding sequence ATGAATTTTATAAATCCTATATATTACGGAGTTGAAGGAATCAAAGAAATCAATAAGTATATTCAAAGCTATCAACCTTCCAAAATAGTTTTTTTGGTGGATGAAAATACGCATGAGGTATGCTACCCGAAAATTATTACTGAAATTGAAAGTTCTGCTGAAATTGAAATTTTGGAAATTGATTCAGGAGAACATAATAAAAATTTATATATATGTATAAATTTATGGGAGGCTTTAACAGAACTCAAAATAGATAGAAAAGCCTTGCTGATAAATGTTGGAGGGGGAGTACTTACGGATATGGGAGGATTTGTAGCAAACTGTTACAAGAGAGGAATTCCTTTCATAAATATTCCAACCACACTTTTAGCAATGGTGGATGCCTCCATTGGAGGAAAAACGGGCGTTGATTTAGGCAGTCATAAAAATCAAATAGGTAACTTTGTTTTACCTCAATTAGTCCACGTAGATGTTGGTTTCCTTACTACGCTTCCTACCGAGCAAATTTTAAGCGGTTTTGCAGAAATTATTAAGCACGGACTAATTGCAGATAAAAAATACTGGGAAGAAATAATTCGCTTAGATGATCGTAATCCGGATTATTTAGAACCATTGATAAAAACTAATATTGAAATAAAAAAGAAAGTAGTTTCAAATGATTTTACCGAATCAGGATTAAGGAAAATATTAAATTTTGGTCATACCGTAGGTCATGCAGTAGAAAGTTTCTTTTTAGAAAATAACACCCCTATTTTGCATGGAGAAGGGGTAGCCATGGGAATGATTGTAGAAAGTTATATTTCCATGAAAAAAGGCTTTCTTTCTTATCCCGAATATGAAGAGATTAAGCTATATATTTCCTCCTTGTATCCTAAATTAAATCTCAAGAAAGACTATTTTGATGATATTTTTTCATTCATGCAAAACGATAAAAAAAATGTGAATCGGGAAATTAAATTTGTTTTGTTGGAAAAAATAGGACAAGCAGTTTATGATATTTCTGTGGAAAAAGAACTTATTAAAGAGGCAATTTATTTATATATAGAGTAA
- the rpsF gene encoding 30S ribosomal protein S6, whose protein sequence is MNHYETVFILTPVLSDSQVEEAVKSFEALLKENNATIVNQENWGLKKLAYPIQLKRNGFYNLIEFQAPGEIVNTLELAFKRDERVLRFLTVKLDKHGVEWARKREEKVKSLKK, encoded by the coding sequence ATGAATCATTACGAAACTGTTTTCATTTTAACTCCCGTTCTGTCTGATTCTCAGGTAGAGGAAGCAGTTAAATCATTTGAGGCTTTACTCAAAGAAAACAATGCAACTATTGTAAACCAGGAAAACTGGGGATTAAAAAAATTAGCATATCCAATTCAACTTAAAAGAAATGGATTTTACAATCTGATTGAGTTTCAAGCTCCCGGAGAAATTGTTAATACATTAGAATTAGCATTCAAGAGAGATGAAAGAGTATTAAGATTCTTAACTGTGAAATTAGACAAGCACGGGGTAGAATGGGCTAGAAAAAGAGAAGAAAAAGTTAAATCATTAAAAAAATAA
- the rpsR gene encoding 30S ribosomal protein S18 codes for MAIDELAKQAAGGNVSEVKFLSQLDIETKTEKKYCRFKKYGIKYVDYKDPDFLLKFVNEQGKILPRRLTGTSLKFQRKVSQAIKRARHLALLPYVGDQLKP; via the coding sequence ATGGCAATTGATGAATTAGCAAAACAGGCAGCAGGAGGAAATGTCAGTGAAGTAAAATTCTTAAGTCAATTAGATATTGAGACTAAGACAGAAAAAAAATATTGCCGTTTTAAAAAATACGGTATAAAATACGTTGATTATAAAGATCCTGATTTCTTATTGAAATTTGTAAATGAGCAAGGTAAAATCCTTCCAAGAAGACTTACCGGAACATCTTTAAAATTTCAAAGAAAAGTATCTCAAGCAATTAAAAGAGCAAGACATTTAGCATTATTGCCATATGTTGGAGATCAATTAAAACCTTAA
- the rplI gene encoding 50S ribosomal protein L9: MEVILKQDVENLGLEFDVVSVKPGYARNFLIPKGFALLATPKNKAALEATLKEREAEEAAQVKAANDIVAKLKEVVVSIPAKVGAGDKLFGSINNSDLAEALAKAGVNVDKKYIKIPGNTIKRLGKYTAKIRLHRTVEYDYSFDVVSDGVAAEE, encoded by the coding sequence ATGGAAGTAATTCTTAAACAAGACGTTGAAAATTTAGGACTAGAGTTTGACGTGGTTAGCGTAAAACCGGGTTATGCTCGTAACTTTTTAATACCAAAAGGATTTGCTTTATTAGCAACTCCTAAAAATAAAGCAGCATTAGAAGCTACTTTAAAAGAAAGAGAAGCAGAAGAAGCAGCTCAAGTTAAAGCAGCTAACGATATCGTTGCAAAATTAAAAGAAGTAGTAGTTTCTATTCCTGCAAAAGTAGGTGCCGGAGATAAATTGTTCGGTTCTATTAACAATTCAGACTTAGCAGAAGCATTAGCAAAAGCCGGAGTTAATGTAGATAAGAAATACATCAAAATTCCTGGAAATACTATTAAAAGATTAGGAAAATATACTGCAAAAATTCGTTTACACAGAACCGTTGAGTATGACTATTCCTTTGATGTAGTTTCCGATGGAGTTGCTGCAGAAGAATAA
- a CDS encoding Nif3-like dinuclear metal center hexameric protein, with product MKVADVAELLKQLAPESNAENFDNVGLLVGDLQAEISSILITLDCLDEVVDEAIQKNCNMIVTFHPIIFSGMKSITGKNYVEKAVIKAIKNDIAIYAIHTNLDIAKEGVNYEICKRLHIKNSKPLIPKIRSIKKLQTFVPLTHFTQVQQALFKSGAGEVGNYKNCSFRVEGTGTFLPTENSNPFIGKKNVIEEVQEVLISVIFEDFKQATVLEALRRSHPYEEIAYEIFTLDNVNQELGMGRIGELETSLSQEQFLSYLKENLPTSCIRHSNLKNKQVKKVAVLGGAGSFAIKNALNAGADVFVTADIKYHEFFQAEGKILLADIGHYESEQFTKNLLHNYLREKLNNIDILLSEINTNPINYYFK from the coding sequence ATGAAAGTAGCAGATGTTGCAGAACTTTTAAAACAACTGGCGCCTGAGTCCAATGCAGAAAACTTTGATAATGTTGGTTTATTAGTTGGAGACCTTCAAGCTGAAATATCAAGCATTTTAATAACCCTGGATTGTTTAGATGAAGTAGTAGACGAAGCAATTCAAAAAAATTGCAATATGATTGTTACCTTTCATCCCATAATTTTTTCGGGTATGAAATCAATTACCGGTAAAAATTACGTTGAAAAAGCAGTTATTAAAGCCATCAAAAATGATATAGCAATCTATGCCATTCATACGAATTTAGATATAGCTAAAGAAGGTGTTAATTATGAAATATGTAAGCGTTTACATATTAAAAACAGTAAACCGTTAATTCCTAAAATTAGAAGCATTAAAAAGCTGCAAACATTTGTTCCTTTGACACATTTTACCCAAGTGCAACAAGCATTATTTAAATCCGGGGCAGGAGAAGTAGGGAATTATAAAAATTGCAGTTTTAGAGTTGAAGGAACCGGCACATTTTTACCAACAGAAAATTCTAATCCTTTTATTGGCAAAAAAAATGTAATTGAAGAAGTACAAGAGGTATTGATTAGTGTAATATTTGAGGATTTTAAACAAGCAACCGTTTTGGAAGCATTACGAAGATCTCATCCTTACGAAGAAATTGCTTATGAAATTTTCACTTTAGATAATGTAAATCAAGAATTAGGAATGGGTAGAATAGGAGAATTGGAAACCTCATTATCTCAAGAACAATTCTTATCATATCTTAAAGAAAATTTGCCTACCTCATGTATTCGCCATTCCAATTTAAAAAATAAACAAGTCAAAAAGGTAGCAGTTCTAGGGGGAGCAGGTAGCTTTGCAATAAAAAACGCGTTAAATGCCGGAGCAGATGTTTTTGTGACGGCAGATATAAAATATCATGAATTTTTCCAAGCAGAAGGAAAAATTCTTCTGGCAGATATCGGACATTATGAAAGCGAGCAGTTCACTAAAAATTTATTGCATAATTATTTACGTGAAAAATTAAATAATATCGATATTTTACTCTCTGAAATAAATACAAATCCGATAAACTATTACTTTAAATAA
- a CDS encoding zinc ribbon domain-containing protein — translation MKKKADNTTVEEKLRALYDLQIIDSRLDELRNLRGELPIEVEDLENDIAGLEKRIGKMEDEVVHLNNEIKVKNELNKNSEAQIKKYKVQQDNVRNNREFEALTKEIEYQELEIQLQNKKIKEINAKIEFKKTQIEEQRTKLSNFQEHLKFKNSELSNLIKETEKEENFLLEKSEEFASKIDERLLNSYRRIRKSSKNGLAITSIDRGAVVGSFFTVPPQKQVEIASRKKIILDEHSGKILVDEYLAGEEQQKMKDLLK, via the coding sequence ATAAAGAAAAAAGCAGATAATACTACTGTTGAAGAAAAGTTGAGAGCATTATATGATTTACAAATCATAGATTCCCGCCTGGATGAATTGAGAAACTTAAGAGGAGAATTACCTATTGAAGTGGAAGATTTAGAAAACGATATAGCCGGATTGGAGAAACGAATAGGGAAAATGGAAGATGAAGTAGTTCATCTGAATAATGAGATTAAAGTAAAAAATGAATTAAACAAAAATTCAGAAGCTCAAATAAAAAAATATAAAGTACAGCAAGATAATGTACGTAACAATCGTGAATTTGAAGCATTAACAAAAGAAATAGAGTATCAAGAATTAGAAATTCAATTACAAAATAAAAAAATAAAAGAAATTAATGCTAAAATTGAGTTTAAAAAAACTCAGATAGAAGAACAACGTACCAAATTATCTAATTTCCAAGAACATCTTAAATTTAAAAATTCCGAATTGTCCAATTTGATAAAAGAAACTGAAAAAGAAGAAAATTTCTTATTGGAAAAATCGGAAGAATTTGCTTCTAAAATTGACGAAAGATTATTAAATAGCTATCGTCGTATTAGAAAAAGTTCTAAAAATGGTTTAGCTATAACCAGCATTGATCGTGGTGCTGTAGTAGGATCATTCTTTACCGTTCCTCCTCAAAAACAAGTTGAAATTGCTTCCAGAAAAAAAATTATTCTGGACGAACATAGCGGAAAGATTCTTGTAGATGAATATTTAGCAGGAGAAGAACAACAAAAAATGAAAGACTTATTAAAATAA